In a genomic window of Festucalex cinctus isolate MCC-2025b chromosome 11, RoL_Fcin_1.0, whole genome shotgun sequence:
- the calcrla gene encoding calcitonin gene-related peptide type 1 receptor, whose product MADRNMESVGKMAIVALMLMSSLTTASLEVNESQQQHPTNVYHDMGLTRNKIVTAQFECYQKIMKDSPSDTLEPMCNRTWDGWLCWDDTKAGITSEQHCPDYFQDFDPSEMVTKICTDSGQWFLHPESNRTWTNYTRCNEHTNEGRVTAMNLFYLALIGHGLSVTSLFVSLGIFFHFKSLSCQRITLHKNLFFSFVLNSVITIIWLTAVANNQELVQRNPTSCKVSQFVHLYLFGCNYFWMLCEGIYLHTLIVVAVFAEKQHLMWYYLLGWGFPLIPASIHAIARGHYYNDNCWISSKTSLLYIIHGPICAALLVNLFFLLNIVRVLITKLKVTHQAESSLYMKAVRATLILVPLLGIQFVLLPYKPDGRVSSEIYDYVMHILMHYQGLLVATIFCFFNGEVQAVLRRHWNQYNLQFGSSVGNHSDAMRSASYTASSITEVQGCYSIDGHSEHMNGKGCHDMDASVLRLENPLA is encoded by the exons ATGGCCGACAGGAATATGGAGAGCGTCGGGAAGATGGCGATAGTGGCACTTATGCTAATGAGTTCACTCACAACG GCGAGTCTGGAGGTGAACGAAAGTCAGCAGCAGCACCCGACCAACGTTTATCACGACATGGGCCTGACCAGGAACAAGATAGTCACCGCCCAGTTCGAGTGCTACCAAAAGATCATGAAGGACAGCCCTTCCGACACACTAG AGCCCATGTGTAATCGCACTTGGGACGGCTGGTTGTGTTGGGACGACACCAAGGCGGGCATCACTTCGGAACAACACTGCCCGGACTACTTCCAGGATTTTGATCCTTCGG AGATGGTTACAAAGATTTGCACCGACAGTGGCCAGTGGTTCTTGCATCCTGAGAGCAACCGCACATGGACCAACTACACGCGCTGCAACGAACACACCAACGAAGGCAGAGTG ACGGCAATGAATCTTTTCTACTTGGCTCTCATCGGACATGGACTTTCCGTGACCTCGCTCTTTGTCTCTCTTGGAATATTTTTCCACTTCAA GAGTTTAAGTTGCCAGAGGATCACGCTCCACAAAAATCTTTTCTTCTCGTTTGTGCTCAACTCTGTGATCACCATCATTTGGCTGACAGCTGTGGCAAACAACCAGGAACTGGTGCAGAGGAATCCA ACGAGCTGCAAAGTGTCGCAGTTCGTTCATCTGTACCTGTTTGGCTGCAATTACTTCTGGATGTTGTGCGAGGGGATTTATCTGCACACGCTCATCGTGGTGGCGGTGTTTGCCGAGAAGCAACACCTCATGTGGTATTATCTCCTCGGATGGG GTTTCCCTCTTATTCCTGCTTCCATTCATGCCATTGCAAGAGGTCACTACTACAATGACAA CTGTTGGATCAGCTCCAAGACATCGCTCCTCTATATCATCCACGGTCCCATCTGCGCCGCTCTCCTG GTCAATTTGTTCTTTCTGCTGAACATCGTGCGAGTGCTCATCACCAAGTTGAAGGTGACCCACCAAGCCGAGTCCAGCCTGTACATGAAGGCGGTGAGAGCCACCCTCATCCTGGTGCCGCTTCTGGGCATCCAGTTTGTCCTGCTTCCCTACAAGCCGGACGGGCGGGTTTCCTCCGAGATCTACGACTACGTCATGCACATACTCATGCACTACCAG GGTCTGCTGGTAGCCACCATCTTCTGCTTTTTCAACGGAGAA GTCCAAGCCGTTCTACGGAGGCACTGGAACCAGTACAACCTCCAGTTCGGCAGCAGCGTGGGCAACCATTCGGACGCCATGCGCTCGGCGTCTTACACGGCTTCCTCCATCACCGAGGTGCAAGGCTGCTACAGCATCGACGGACACTCGGAACACATGAACGGAAAAGGATGCCACGACATGGACGCGTCCGTCCTCAGGCTGGAAAACCCCCTCGCCTGA